A DNA window from Peromyscus leucopus breed LL Stock chromosome 3, UCI_PerLeu_2.1, whole genome shotgun sequence contains the following coding sequences:
- the LOC114691094 gene encoding 60S ribosomal protein L38-like, with amino-acid sequence MPQKIEEIEDFLLTAQQKDAKSVKIKNKDNMKFKVHCSRYLYTLVITDKEKTEKLKQSLPPGLAVKELK; translated from the coding sequence ATGCCTCAGAAAATTGAGGAAATAGAGGACTTTCTGCTCACAGCCCAGCAGAAGGATGCCAAATCTGTCAAGATCAAGAACAAGGATAACATGAAGTTCAAGGTTCACTGCAGCAGGTACCTTTACACCCTTGTCATCACAGATAAAGAGAAGACTGAGAAGTTAAAACAGTCACTGCCCCCTGGTTTGGCAGTGAAGGAGCTAAAATGA